The Sediminispirochaeta bajacaliforniensis DSM 16054 genome contains a region encoding:
- a CDS encoding DMT family transporter, giving the protein MAVPLLLLTAGQLSAALSGRAIASGASPFNIYTLALYCFLGARGVSWVLIVRYLSLSFAYPVMSLGYCLVPLAAALFLGEDLSWGTLAGMILVTAGVALIGTAGKKGQE; this is encoded by the coding sequence TTGGCCGTTCCGCTTCTTCTGCTGACAGCCGGACAGCTCTCCGCCGCCCTTTCCGGGCGCGCTATTGCATCCGGTGCCTCGCCGTTCAACATCTATACCCTTGCCCTCTACTGTTTCCTCGGCGCACGAGGCGTCAGTTGGGTACTGATCGTGCGCTATCTTTCCCTTTCCTTTGCCTATCCGGTGATGAGTCTCGGCTACTGCCTGGTGCCCCTTGCCGCCGCACTTTTTCTCGGTGAAGACTTAAGCTGGGGAACGCTTGCGGGCATGATCCTGGTGACTGCCGGGGTTGCCCTGATCGGTACGGCTGGCAAGAAGGGGCAGGAATGA
- a CDS encoding EamA family transporter: MNLLLALTVVLSAVGQLLTKAGADRTLPDSDALKNVLPIAAVRRFLRKAANPFLICGLVVVAAVPFLYTRALASLSLTRAYGATGLTYPLVIFGSAIILRERIGLRHIAGGLLIFAGFLVWNMFP, from the coding sequence ATGAATCTGCTTTTGGCGCTGACGGTTGTGCTATCGGCGGTCGGCCAGCTTTTGACGAAGGCTGGGGCGGATCGTACCCTGCCTGATTCCGATGCTTTGAAGAATGTGTTACCTATTGCCGCTGTGAGACGTTTTTTGAGAAAAGCGGCGAACCCTTTCCTTATATGCGGACTTGTGGTGGTGGCTGCTGTTCCCTTTCTTTATACCAGGGCCCTTGCTTCCCTTTCCCTTACCAGGGCGTATGGGGCAACGGGGCTTACCTATCCTCTGGTTATATTCGGGAGTGCCATTATCCTTCGGGAGCGCATCGGTTTGCGTCACATCGCCGGAGGGCTCTTGATTTTTGCCGGCTTTTTGGTCTGGAATATGTTTCCATGA